The window GTAGCCGGAAGCCTTTCATGTCCACCGCCGTCTCCCCCCTCGCCCCGCCCGACGTTCCCGAGATGCCCGTGATCGCGGGTGTGCGGCTTGCGACCGCTGCCGCCGGCATCCGCTACAAGGGCCGCACCGACGTGCTGCTCGCGCTGCTGGACAAGGGCACCACGGTGGCCGGTGTCTTCACCAAGTCGAAGTGCCCGTCGGCGCCGGTCGAATGGTGCCGCGCCAAGCTGAAGGGCGGGGCTGCGCGCGCGCTGGTGGTCAATTCCGGCAACGCCAACGCCTTCACCGGCAAGACCGGCAAGGCGTCCACCGCGCTGACCGCGCAGATCGCGGCGAAGGCGGTGGGCTGTTCGACGGCGGACGTCTTCCTTGCCTCCACCGGCGTGATCGGCGAGCCGCTCGACGCCACCAAATTCGACGGCGTGCTGGCGCAGCTCGCGGAGACCGCGACCCCTGACCTCTGGATGGACGCGGCCAAGGCGATCATGACCACCGACACCTTCCCGAAGGTCGCCACCGCGACCGTCAAGCTCGGCAAGGCCAAGGTGACGATCAACGGCATGGCCAAGGGCGCCGGCATGATCATGCCCGACATGGCGACCATGCTGTCCTTCGTCTTCACCGACGCGCCGCTGTCGGCATCCGTGCTGCAATCCCTGCTCAAGGCCGGCGTCGAGGACACCTTCAATGCGCTGACCATCGACGGCGACACCTCGACCTCGGACACGCTGCTCGCGTTTGCGACCGGTGCTGCTGCAGCCAATGGCGCACCGAAGATTTCGCGCGCCAGCGACCCGCGCTTGAAGGCCTTCACCAAGGCGTTCCAGCAGATCCTCGCCAATCTGTCCGAACAGGTGGCACGCGACGGCGAAGGCGCGCGCAAGCTGGTCGAGGTCGTGGTCGAGGGCGCGACGACAAAGCCGTCGGCGCGCAAGATCGCAATGTCGATCGCCAATTCGCCGCTGGTGAAGACCGCGATCGC of the Bradyrhizobium quebecense genome contains:
- the argJ gene encoding bifunctional glutamate N-acetyltransferase/amino-acid acetyltransferase ArgJ gives rise to the protein MSTAVSPLAPPDVPEMPVIAGVRLATAAAGIRYKGRTDVLLALLDKGTTVAGVFTKSKCPSAPVEWCRAKLKGGAARALVVNSGNANAFTGKTGKASTALTAQIAAKAVGCSTADVFLASTGVIGEPLDATKFDGVLAQLAETATPDLWMDAAKAIMTTDTFPKVATATVKLGKAKVTINGMAKGAGMIMPDMATMLSFVFTDAPLSASVLQSLLKAGVEDTFNALTIDGDTSTSDTLLAFATGAAAANGAPKISRASDPRLKAFTKAFQQILANLSEQVARDGEGARKLVEVVVEGATTKPSARKIAMSIANSPLVKTAIAGEDANWGRVVMAVGKAGEPANRDKLSISFNGIRVAKSGARDPSYNEKEVSEAMKAPKIQIKVALGLGKARDRVLTCDLTKEYVAINGDYRS